The genomic window TTTTTCTCGTTCTCTTCAGGTCAAAACCCCAGCAGATTTGGACGAGGTCGATGCGCTGGTCATCCCTGGCGGCGAGTCGACCGCCATGCGCATCATCGCAGGCGAGGAAATGAtgagtgtacgtacaccgcacggcgcgcgacgcacagcagctgcgatagaggaagaaaacgagccTCGAGCGACGCAAATGAGCCTCGAGGGCAACTGATCATCCAGACACAAACTCAGAGAGAGAGTGTGAACGAAATAGCGTTTCGGGGAATGCGTCTTAGAAGTCCGGAGTCGGAGCCAGGAAGCACCTGGAGGGCGCGCACAGACAGGCGCGTCCCGCCGCAGATGAGGACATGTCAGCATCAACTCCGCTGAAGCAAAGTTTGATGTTCTCTTCACACGCGGGTGCGAAAGGAGGCCTCGCACCttgagaagcgccgcgcgtgttGCTCTGTGTGAATTCCGGTGTCTCACAGCTTCCCTCCTTTCTCACTGCGCTCTCTCTTGTTCTGTCGTCCTTCAGGCGCTGAAGGCCTTCGTCCACGAAAAGAGAAAGCCCGTATGGGGCACGTGCGCAGGTGAAACCGCCGCGAAGGAACCTCGCGATTTTGAACTCCACGTCCTGCGACttgcgcgcgtgtgtctcgccGCTTCTTCACAGGCGGTGGCGCCGCCGTGAGAAGCCCGTACAGCTGCTTGCGCACTcccggggcgccgccgcggaagaaaagagacTCGTTCAGGAGCTCGCGAGTCGCATCGACAGATCGATGCACCCGGTGCTTGGGGCGCGCGGGGGTGATGCCGTTGGAGGCTTGGCTCGCGTCGCGACACGGAGTGGCTTTTAGCGAGGGGACTGGAAGCCGGAAAGGACGCGAATAGGGGTTCAAGTGCAATTGATCAAGTCGAGAGACTGCGAGCCCGCACGGCGGTAAGATAGGGTGAATCGCCAGGGTTTGCTGTCTGCTCCCGCAGGATGCATTCTGTTGTCTGACTCGGTCTGCCGCCTGGAGCCGGAGGAGGCATCGGGCGCCACGAAACTCGTCGAGAAGCAGAGCAACGACGGATACGGCGACTTCATTGGAGGCGTCGGCGTGAAGACCTGCCGCAACTTCTTCGGCCGACAAGTGAGGGCTCAGAATTGCTTGTGCGCGGGCAAGcgagagctgcagaagcggagCTGGCGCTGCGTTGCGTCTGAAGACGCTTAGCAGACGCGGGAAATGTGTCTTTTTTGGAACAAAATCCGCGTTCCTCTGAAGAGACGGTCTTCGTTCGACCCTTTGGCGTGTGGGTGCgtttcgcgttttttcttttgGGCAACCGATTTattttctctgttttttcagCCTCTCCACTCTCTGTCtgtttttcctttctctcctggtcgtcttctccgtcgtcaCGCGCCCGGTCTGGCATCCATcatttttttctttttttgtcTTCTTCAGGCGGACAGCTtcgaagcgccgctgcgcgcggagggccgcctgcagcgcgtggcgccgGACATGACGGCGGTCTGCatccgcgcgccggcgatcCTCGAGGTGCTTTCTCCCGAGGTACGTGTTTGCTCttctcctgcggcgtcgagctgcggctccgctggAGGACGGGACCGCGCGAGTCGCGACTCCTTGttcgcgcgaggagaggactTCTCTTCcaacgaggcggcgccgtaGGCCTCTCGTGTTGTTGGGCACTTGTGCACGCGACGCACTTCGCGTTTCCCCTCGCGTTCGCACGGCCTCTCTCCATCTGTCGCTGCgactctcctctcgctttctctcggTCGCTTCCTCGCAGACTGAggttctcgccttcgtcgacTTGCCCGACCGCGACGTCACAGTCACTGCAGGTATGGGCCGATTCGCGCGCGGGGGGAAGCTCCAGCGAGACTTCGCCGCGgaacggagagagaagagacacgcggcgctctcttctccgctccagcgccgcgtctttttgtccgcgtgcgcgcggctgtccatcctggggggggcaggggggggggcgagtTCCTTTTCTACCGATCCAGCGCGTGCGAGTCTGTAAGTGTCTGTGTGTCGACTGCGTTTTCGGTGCCGCAGCTGTCGCGCAGGGGCCGTTGCTGCTGACGATTTTCCATCCGGAGCTGACGGCGGACACGCGCCTGCATAGGTTTTTCGTCTCGGAGTTCGTGCTCCCCAGCCTGGCGGCCGCTGAGGCTGCCGCCCTGCAGGCGATCAAGCGCGAGAGTCTGCCCAAcgcggctgtcgcccgcgaggcgccgcaggagcccCGGGCGCGCTGAGCGGAtgcccgcgtcctctctcgccggTGGCTCCAGTCGATTTCTCGTGAAAATGCACGGGCCGCCTCCCAGAGCGGCCCTGCTTGACGGCAGTCCGCTCGCAAGGGTCACCGCGtgcgtgcgcctgcagcgataGTATCCATTTGAATTGCATGCGTGCCCGCGTGCATgtgcacatatatacgtTTGATGTGTATTCGAAGGCGTGGTTTTGAGGATGTGCGTTCACGGAGACAGGCTTCTGTTGTTTGtttctcgcgcgcagcccggCGCCCGTACGCCGAGGCTTTATACAGCAAAGACGTTCTCCCTTAGAGGTTCATGCGCACGTGGCCGGGGTTCATGACGGTATATACACTGCGGCCCTGAGTGAGAGGCTCACACCGGACTCGAAAAAAGAGACTGAAAAGCGGTTTCCGACGCGCCAAAGGCCTGGCGCAATGTGCCGCTGCGGGCTCGTTTTGGCGGGGGTGCCGAGCGGAGAAAACTTTGAAAAACTGGCTGCCTAAACGGGCTCCTCCCCGGCCGGAAATATGCCCCTGAATGCAACTGCGGATgcgcatatatgtatatatgcataaatTCACATATCCCTGTGTCcgcatacatatgcatgtgtagacatatatatatatatatatatattatataaATTTATATGCATTTTAATACGCATATTTACATataggcatatatatatatatatatatatatttgttgTGGGATATGAGCAGAGAGGTATGCGGTCACAGACATTTGCCCCTGCGCAGGCATGCCAGGaacgcggcgagaaggagtcTCCCATCGTGATGTGGAAGTCGAGttacgcatgcatgcgaccACGGTTCTCCGGTCTGCATGGCTGCATCGAgtcgcttctcgcctgctcgCATTTACGCGACACACATAAATATACTTTTATATATAACGAGATATGTagctatatatatgtacatatggCCCCTCGACTGAGACTGGATGGGCTGTAGTGCTGTGCGCGCCTTCATATATGCATCGAAGGACACGTGGAAGTTGCTGTCACCCGTAGTCTGAGAACTGCAGAACCGAAGTGCGAGTGTTgggtttcttctctctgagACGAGGTAGCATGTGGTTGGAGCGGCCACCACATAGGCTTTCAAAAAACTAAAAAGACAAAAGAAAACCAGGAAATTCAGTGAACCGAATCAAGTCACTGTAGGCGCGATTGGAGCCTGGAATGCGCCGGCCATTCTGAACAGAAGatctcgctggcggcgaggtCGTCGCTGCGAGACACAGGCGCTATCGAGCTAAACCCTGAACCCTAGATCGAGACGACGAGGTTCTAGATGTGGTGACGGACTGCTGTCTCAAGCAAACGGTCACAAAAAGTTGATTTGTTAGCAAAGGAACACGACGCGCGAACGCAGTCTTCGTGTTTAGACTTTCCTTCTACCCCCGGCCGCCgacctgcgcgcgccgccttcggcgctgAGTCTGTGGACTCCCGATCGTGTCAGCGGCCTCTTCAGGCGTCTCTTGTCCTCCGCATACGTGGACCGCAGCTCTTTCCCTTGCTTGCCAAAGCGTGCAgagtcttcctcctcttcgagtGCCTGCATGTTCCAGTTGAAGAATTTGCGGCTCGCCTCTGGAGTGTCGTGGCTGTCTCGCGTGGAGCGACGCATCTGTCTtgtgcgccgcgccttctctcgttCTGCTCCCGAAGAAGGCTTCGCCTTTTCGCTTTGCCTCCTCCAGTTGatcctcctcttcgttctcttcttcttactcttcttccacttcttcctcttcgcgctcacGTAGGACTGGCGTAGCTGCTGCGTCGATGCGCGCTAgcactgcggcggcgagttGACCCGCGAAGCTGGCTTCGCCGGCATCGAACTCCATGACCTCAGACACGCTTAGCGCAttccgctcgccttcgagaCTCTTGTCCgcgtccgcttcctcgctctcgcaccCCGCAGtctgctcgccctcgccgctcgtctcgccttcttctcctttccCCCTGTCGCGCTGTGGCCGCCCAGGCGCCCGCCCGGACACGCCCGCCGCATTtccgcgccgtctgccgcagacgacgagctTGCGCAGGGGGCAGACAAGCCGTGAGCTGGAGGAGATGAAGGCAGAAGTCCACTgttcggcgtcgcgccgcccccagACCGGCGCAGTCTCCTCAACGTTGCCTCGTTCCCGCGCGACGtcgagcgccagcgcgcgcacAGTTCcggggaggcagcgcgcggcgtctgcggtcAAGAgggtcgcccgcgcgtcgctgaaGACGAAAAAGTTGCTGCTCAAGCCTGAAAAGACGTAGCGTCCGCGAAAACACACACGACCACTCACCCGCACCGCGACATGACGCAGGAAACGGGATGCGctcgcgaagaggcgcgcgcggcgagacctACCGAGCGCCCGCAGCCCTCAAACCGACAGAAGGGTCAGATACCGCCTGGACGAAGACTCGAAaacgagagagcgaagagacaaCTGCATAGCCAGCTGCGTGACTATCAGTACACGCGCACAGAAATGGGTGAGGAGTCGGGCCTCGCGGTGCCCACGCCAGCCAACGACGCGTGGAGACGGCATTCCGCTCTGCGCACCTTCAAGGatctcgccggcgtcgttCATGAGGAGGACTTCCTCGATGCGCTCCCCAAGTTTCGCCTCGATCTTCGTCGCTTCCTCtagcagccgcgcgcgctccgccACCcagctcgtcgtcttcaccgCTGCGACACTCCGCCCCGCGTGTGGCACAGCCGCAGCCACGGCACctgcggaggctggcgacgctcgcgaggagagagactcgagagactgcggaggcgaagaagcggcctcgtcggccgGCAGGCGCTCAGCGTaagcgaagagacgcagagtcggcgaggctgaggaggGGGAAGAAAACAATGGTGCGCTCGCCAGGCAGGACGCCGGAGCCTCTGCTGCCctgtccgcctcctcgccgggGCTCTTCGGCTCGCGGGCGGACGCACAGCTGCCTGTCGCGCAGCCGTGGGGGTAGCCCtgccgctcttcttctcgggcagggagaggaagagaagtcCAATACACCagcgcggaagccgcgacTGAGAGAGAATCGCGAGCGATGCATCCGACAGGCTCCACGCTGCCGGAACGTTTCTCAGGTGGCGTGGACGCCTCACTCTCTCCTGCGTGCGTCCAGAGATCCgttgcgccgcctgcctcgtccACGGCCTCTCTATCGCGTCGCGTGTCttctgtcgcccgcgcgcgctttcgcggcgcgtcggcgccgctcccCTCTCCGTGTCGCGGATGTGTGTCGCCAGTTGCGTGCGCCGTAGTGAGGCGCACGACTGCGTTCTCTGGAAATCCCGCAAACGGAGTCCGCGCAGCGTTACTCGATAGTGTGAGGAGCAGCGAAAGGCGCCAGTCGCTCGACAGGCGCAGGGCGGGTcgagacgaggcagacggcgaggaggaagaagaaagaagagccGGCGCGGCCCGCAAGGAACTTGACGCACTACAGGAGGGTGGAGAGGCGGGAGGGGGGTCaagcgtggcggcgcagcgaaggagcTGGCGGACGCTGCGGAGAACTGCCGCGTCAATCGCTTTCcgaggcggaaggaggcgctggagtctctctctcgcctgcgtgtctccgtcttccgcggGCGTGTTCGGCTCACGGCCCTCGGCCTTCTGGCGGCagtccgcgcggcctcgcgcgcttcgtgtttcgccgtcgcaggcagcgaggaggtTTTGCGTCGCAGGGTGGCTCAGAAGCGAGGAAAAGAGCCGCGAGATATGCTGCGGAAGTTGAAAaatctgcgcgcgcctggagacCGTGCGACAGACGGTGTAGACGGCGTCTGGACAGGTCGCTAGGAACGACTTctgcgagaaaaaaagagccGTGCAacacgcgagagacgctgcagaTGATGCGGGAGgaggctccgcctccgcgaacGAGTTCCGCGGCATTTCTccacgcgaggcgccgacgcccgcgccgcggtgcACGTCCACCTCCTCCCAGCCAGCGCCAGGCCGGCAGGGCGGACTCTTGTCGCCGCGAACAGAAGAATCGAATCTCGCCGATCGGCCCCTCTCAAGCGCCAGCGCTTCTCTGCGGATGCGTAGCGGTCTGTGAGACACTGAATCGAGCAACCGACACCTTCGAGCGTAGAGCTTTAGGACAgtcgcgtgctgcgcggaAAACACGCTGCTGTCTAGCTCCGTGCCTGCTGCTGTCGAACCCCCTCAGCACACAGACTGGTCAAGGCTCAAGCCAGTTGATTCACTCTCAAATTCTAAATTGTCTCAGATAAAGTAGAAAGACAGAGCGCTCTGTTCGCCAGCTGGTCGCTGCCCTGGAACACGGGCACATCACTGCGTTGAGTGAGAAGATGCAACGCCATTCCTCTGCGTTGACTACAGACAGCCCAGCAGCCCTTGATTTCTGTGATATGCAGACGAACTCTCTCTCGAAGTAACGCGAGTGGAGCGGCCGAAACGCCAGAGGCGAGGTGCGAACTGCCGCTGAATCTGAGAAAACGCGCAgcgtcagcgccgccgcgcacgcggtgAGCTCTCGCGTGCCAAAGACAGGCGAGACTCGAGGGAAAGGACTGTCACAGAGTAGAAAAACAGCTTCGCAGCTGAGAGGGTCTTGGCTCGATACAGTGAAGAGGAAAATGGCCGCTGGAAATAAGAAAAACTGTGGAAtgcacgcgctgcggcgctcgaaATCGCTTGAGGCGACTGCGCGGTCGCACACGTGCGCAGATGCAGCCAGACACGTTTCTCACCAACAGAACTTCTCCGCAGCTCTTCCTGCAGTCTCTTTCGTTTTCGCGCCttccctctcctctttctcgttTGTCTCCATCATCTGTGCAGTTCGGCTCTCGACGAAATCGGCTTTTTCTACTCTCCGCGACTCCGGCggtgtgcgcatgcagtctCCCAagttgtttttttttcgaggATTTCTTGTCAGTGTCTTGTCTGCTTGTCTCAGATGTCTTCtactcttctcctcgctctcccccgCGAGAattgttttttcttttcgccTTCTGGCCGCGATGCAGTCAGCGGCGTTCGCGCGTGTGTCCGCGGCGTTTTCCCTGGGTGTTCTGCACATTCTCGCGTGACTTGACACGTCTCGCCGCGATTCGTCAGACTCGCGAAAAGCGGCTCCTTCTCCCCCTCGTTCctccccttcttctcccttctttcgctgctctgtcgccgcgcttcttgtctctctcgcgcaccCAGCCAGGCGCTTTACCTCGCCGGCCAGTCCCTCTCGGCTCTCTTCGCCCCTGTCTCTCGGATCGCGAGACCTTTCTTCTTGTCTCCTCTTTTGCGTTTTCTGGCTTCACCTGGATCGCCGTCTCCCTGTATCTCCAAAGTGTAGCCGCAagtctcctctgcttccgcctctctctctctctctgcgtacCCGCTTGTGACTGCGCCAACGTGTTCACCCTCAGGTGGGCCCTTCACAGCTGCCTCTTTGTCTTGTTTCTCTTCGAGACGCGgtcgctgtcgcgcctcgcgaaaCCTGCGAGTCGCGAAGGAAGCTCTCCTTCTCCGGGGGAACCTCCAGATCCGGCACCATGGagtcgcgcctgctgctgccaaTAATCTCTTCGAATTTcaacgcatgcggcggcaaACCCGTTCGCCTCGGTGAGCAGCAAATTGccttctttctgtctcttcgttcGCTAGCTCCTTCGCCaggttcctctctctctctctgcaggctctTTCGAATCTCCACGCTTCTCCCAGGCGGCGCACACCGCGCTCAGTCGACTTGCTGCTCGCATCGGCCTTCTCTTTTCTaccttttcttcgtcttcttctcttcacTTTTCCCTTTGCTCTTCTGCTTGCGTGTTTCCTCTCTCCATCGGTTCGCTTCGATTTTGGTTCCTTTTCTCCTCCAcatgttttctctctcgcgttcgTATCGGCACTGCTTTCTCGCCATCCCGCagctttcgtcttcttttccAACACTCCGGCAAGCTTTTTCACGCTCTGGTTCGCGGGAAGCGGTGGGGGAGTTTCCGCGGCATCACTttcctgcgcgcctgcgcttttCTGTCGCGTGCTTCGCGCTACAGGCATCGACGAGGCTggacgcggctgcgtgcTGGGCGCCATGGTGTATGCGTGCTTCTTCTGTCCCGctgaagcagagaaaaaggagcTAAAGGCTCTCAACGTCGACGGTAATTAGCCTCGCGGCCATGTCGATTTTCGCAGCTTCGCCTCTAAATTCACAATGCAGGGATGTGTGCCAGGCCTCTAGctcacgcgcgcggaggcgcttgcaTATAGATAATTTttgcatacatacacatatttatatatatctatatatatgtgtagatacatgtatatattaTAGACAAATATGTAAAGCCGTaagtatataaatatgtttGCTGCATGGTTTTATATGTTTCTTTGTCGTGGGTGAGTGGGGTAGGGTAGCCGGGTATACTTTAGTGCGTCGCCTGTCCCCGTGTTTGTTTTCattttttctcttcgctgccgccgccgcagcggagtgTGCGTGCATGTGTTGTGTCAGCCTCAAAGTGCGGTTTTCGCTCAGCTTTTCTCCGTCGAACTGGAGAGTCCGTCGAGGGAGACACGTCTGCATTTTGCGTTCTTTGCGTGGCACAGACTCCAAGAGGCTGAAGGAAtggcagcgcgaggaggcgtttGCCGCCATCGAGGAGCGAAAAGACATCTTTGGGTGCGTCCAGAGGCCCCCTGACGCACATGCGCCTTCGACCGGTGCCAGCGAATAGAAACACAAATAGCGGAATCGAATAGCAAAATATCTTTGATTCTGTACGCGTCCGGGGACTCCTAGCTTCTCTTGAGCCTTTCAACGCAGTGCACCTTTTACGATGTGTTGCTGATGTATATGGAGGTTGGTCTCCAGTATATATGTAGACGTATCTCTCTAGATACATCCTGGTATCGCATTTATATACGTGATCTGAGGCTGCCTCTATTTTGCAGTGCGCCGGAGCTGAACATTACAACAAGTTGCATATATAAATCCATATACATATTGTATACATATTCATGTTTGAACACCCGAATATGTGCCGTATATATTTTTATTGTATGGCGGGTGTACGATTGAGGTGCGAAGGCACGCACCATCAAACTCGAGGGCGCACGCATGTCTGTACACGTATGTTTGCGTTTACACACGTATACGTGCGTGTGTATATGAACATATCTACCAGGGCGTCTCTTTGGGGTTCTGGGGGTAGATCAGGAGTCGCCGAGTCAGCTTTTTTGCGCCCAATGTGGCGAGGGCTGCCTAATTTTCGAATTTTGTTTTTTAGGTGGAGTATTCACGCAATTCGTCCTGAGGAGATCTCGGCAAAGATGCTTCGAAAGTGAGGTCGAGGCGCATCAACAGAGAAACTGATGCAACGTGAGGTGGGGCCGAACAGGCGTGACGAGAGGTACCTCCAGACGAGGTCTCTGTGTTTACGCGCGTTTCTATGTCGCGCATATTCATACGCATCTTtccaacatatatatatatatatatatatatatatatatgcgcatatGTCTGTGCATATACTCGTATGTGGGGGGCGCACGCTGAATGGGCGGCGATCTGTCTGATTTCCCGGCGACCTTGGTTGTCTTGTTTGCGCTTTTTAGGAAGAAATTCAGCCTGAACGAAATATCGCACGAGACGGCCATCTCGCTGATTCAGCGCACCGTTCAACACGGCGTCAACGTGACCGAAGTGGGTCGGAAAAAGCCAGAAACGGAAAAAACTGATATTTAGTTCATGTGTAGATATTGTTTCGTTGAATCAAGGACTCCTGTGCCTGCTGCGAATGTTGTCTGGCAAATGCCCGTTTTCATAGtaacatatatatctatggCAGATACGCGTATACACATATCTACTCTGATGTACTTAGGTTGCCTATCAAGTcgcctttttttcgcttttaCAGCTTATCGCTCATCCTCATGGACTGCCTGCTCCACGCAAGATACActcatgcatgcgcgtcgggTGAGCTGCGTGGATGATGCGTCTGCGCTTATGAAGGGCGCGTACAAAAAATGCAAACTTTGCGGCTGCTGGGGTCGTGGTGGCCGTCTCAGGTCTTCGTGGACACAGTCGGAAGCGCGCAGGCTTACCAGGCGAAACTTCAGAAACGCTTTCCCTCAATTAAAATCAAGGCAAGCAGACTAAATCTTTTCGCGTTCCTTGTTGTTCCAGCGTCTGTGTGCGCGACCATCTTTAGTCTGTTCGATGTGCGAGCGTGTCTCGCGCATCCAGCCAATTTAACCGTATCTCTTGAACTTTTTGTTTTAGATCTGGCAGCGCGAGATGTGCTTTTACGTCCCTTTGCGGAGAGGGTGCGTGCGCACTGTGATACGAGGATTGGCATATGGAAGTTGCGCGGCACTCTTCTGTCGAAAGCAGGTGATGGGCGTGTCGTGTTTTAGTCTCAGCTCTGCGTTCTGTGTAGATCCATATCCAgatgcgtctctgctgctttccttctcgctgtTAGCATCCTCAAAGAACTACGAGCCGCGCGGTATATATCGTAGATTAGGTCTTTGATGGGGTGACTTTTTGCTTCGCATAATGCGATGCAATATAAAGCTTTTTATCCAGTTACACGACTCTGCAGGCCGTGCAGGTCTGCCTCTGTAGACGTCTGGCACCGTTGCTGGGAGATTCGACTATCGATGACTTTTTTCGTGTTGTTCTCTGTCTGGATGTGGCTGCGCGTGTTGGAATTCGCTTGCCCGTATCGGCTGCCGTAGGCGCTGGAACCGTACAGGCGCGTTTGATTTTTATGCCCAGCCGGATAGAGCTTGCATGTTTGGGCAGTTGTTGTTTTGCTTCTCCAGGTCGCCGAGAAGGCCGACTCACTGTTTCCCGTCGTGAGCGCGGCGTCGATCCTCGCGAAGGTCACGCGCGACCGCATGCTGTTCGAGTGGCAGCCTGCGGACGTTTCTGGGAGCGAGAcaaacggcgaaggcgagaaggaaaacgggcgcgacgcgcctacagaggacgcgaagtcgccggcggctggcAAGAGAGCGAAAGACGATGAAGAGGCAACTCCTCAGCAGAAAAAAACCAGAAAAAACGGCAAGTCAGAGGGCAcaaaggccgcggaggaccaGAGCAAGAGTCAGAAGGAGAAGTCGAAGAAGTCGACGCCGACTGTGCATCAGAACCCGAGCTTCGGCAGCGGCTATCCTGGAGGTGCGCaactctcgccttcctccggcGCTTCAAAAGGACAAAAAATTTTTTTTTCACGTATTTGGAGCATCCttggcgcgcgtcgccccggAGCTTCCTTCTGGCGTTCCAGGCGCTGtggctcctctctctgctcgagTAGCTCGCGTTGTCCGCTTGTGCAAAACGAGAGTCTCGGAGTGTAGgactccccccctcccccccgtgGCGACTCCATGTGGCGCCCTTGACGAAacccttctcctcgcctgcatATCCAGAACTTCCTCAGCttcgttcttcttcttcgcgtgccTTCAGACTCCGAGACCGTCGCCTTCCTGAACAAGAACTGCGACCCCGTCTTCGGGTTCGATCCCCTCGTGCGCTACAGCTGGTCCACGGCTCGGCTTATATTCGAGAAACGCGGAGTCCCCGTAGACTGGTAGGAGGCATGTGCGGCACGCAACCTCGTAGCGGGAAAGGCTGTGGAGGCCCTTCTTTTTTAAACGATGTGGGGAGAGCCAGAGGCGGGGCTAGGGAGGTCGCTGCAGATCGCTCCGCC from Besnoitia besnoiti strain Bb-Ger1 chromosome XIII, whole genome shotgun sequence includes these protein-coding regions:
- a CDS encoding putative glutamine amidotransferase subunit pdxt (encoded by transcript BESB_031010) produces the protein METGQKATIGVLALQGAFQDHIKSFQRLGYGPSLRLAQANLDEVDALVIPGGESTAMRIIAGEEMMSALKAFVHEKRKPVWGTCAGCILLSDSVCRLEPEEASGATKLVEKQSNDGYGDFIGGVGVKTCRNFFGRQADSFEAPLRAEGRLQRVAPDMTAVCIRAPAILEVLSPETEVLAFVDLPDRDVTVTAAVAQGPLLLTIFHPELTADTRLHRFFVSEFVLPSLAAAEAAALQAIKRESLPNAAVAREAPQEPRAR
- a CDS encoding hypothetical protein (encoded by transcript BESB_031020), translated to MPRNSFAEAEPPPASSAASLACCTALFFSQKSFLATCPDAVYTVCRTVSRRAQIFQLPQHISRLFSSLLSHPATQNLLAACDGETRSARGRADCRQKAEGREPNTPAEDGDTQARERLQRLLPPRKAIDAAVLRSVRQLLRCAATLDPPPASPPSCSASSSLRAAPALLSSSSSPSASSRPALRLSSDWRLSLLLTLSSNAARTPFAGFPENAVVRLTTAHATGDTHPRHGEGSGADAPRKRARATEDTRRDREAVDEAGGATDLWTHAGESEASTPPEKRSGSVEPVGCIARDSLSVAASALVYWTSLPLPAREEERQGYPHGCATGSCASAREPKSPGEEADRAAEAPASCLASAPLFSSPSSASPTLRLFAYAERLPADEAASSPPQSLESLSSRASPASAGAVAAAVPHAGRSVAAVKTTSWVAERARLLEEATKIEAKLGERIEEVLLMNDAGEILEGLSSNFFVFSDARATLLTADAARCLPGTVRALALDVARERGNVEETAPVWGRRDAEQWTSAFISSSSRLVCPLRKLVVCGRRRGNAAGVSGRAPGRPQRDRGKGEEGETSGEGEQTAGCESEEADADKSLEGERNALSVSEVMEFDAGEASFAGQLAAAVLARIDAAATPVLREREEEEVEEE
- a CDS encoding putative ribonuclease H1 large subunit (encoded by transcript BESB_031030); its protein translation is MESRLLLPIISSNFNACGGKPVRLGIDEAGRGCVLGAMVYACFFCPAEAEKKELKALNVDDSKRLKEWQREEAFAAIEERKDIFGWSIHAIRPEEISAKMLRKKKFSLNEISHETAISLIQRTVQHGVNVTEVFVDTVGSAQAYQAKLQKRFPSIKIKVAEKADSLFPVVSAASILAKVTRDRMLFEWQPADVSGSETNGEGEKENGRDAPTEDAKSPAAGKRAKDDEEATPQQKKTRKNGKSEGTKAAEDQSKSQKEKSKKSTPTVHQNPSFGSGYPGDSETVAFLNKNCDPVFGFDPLVRYSWSTARLIFEKRGVPVDWYEEVNDDAAEAATNKAKQSRITNFFQAKRTNSAGGIERPGFYIRNKLQLLSELSS